A stretch of the Orcinus orca chromosome 1, mOrcOrc1.1, whole genome shotgun sequence genome encodes the following:
- the CC2D1B gene encoding coiled-coil and C2 domain-containing protein 1B isoform X1: MPGPRPRKGPQASDQGVAAAKQLGLFMEFSPEDMLLGMEETEDDGDLEAELLALTGEAGTTGKKPAPKGQATLPMAHIEKLAADCLRDVEEEEEEGLEDDADLLTELQEVLGADEEAGPLDGEETASPGGSEKEQENIEPPVQTALLTASVPEAQAAGPQGLQALLEDRIHNYREAVASAKETGEAAKARRCERGLKTLESQLAAVRKGRKISEDEIPPPVALGKRPLAPQETTSRNPEAEPPAPPSVEPDNPSQPETSLLGSPSISGPPDSDPDPRALLLARQREYKVAALNAKRAGDLDRARELMRIGKRFGAVLEALEKGQPVDLSAMPPAPEDLKPLPQASKASTAPAEVHPAVERVQPVMAPDIPATPVAPAEPQTVLDALQQRLNKYREAGTQARGSGDERKARMHERIAKQYQDAIRAHRAGRKVDFAELPVPPGFPPIPGWEPPVGTEEDAVAATLAAAQKLASSEDAAPAEEDEDEDKDEPPAQAPVAKKPAQPLVPSSRPLPEPKASSSKESLSPAVQEQVALLQARKLQYQRAALQAKRGQDLEQAKAHLRVAKSLEAQIIQVRAGRPVDLSKVPSPLTDEEGDFILIHHEDLRLSQKAEEVYAQLQKMLLEQHEKCVLFSKQFMHQGNVAETTRFENLAQDRKKQLEILQLAQAQGLDPPSHHFELKTFQTVRIFAELNSTEMHLIVVRGMNLPAPPGVTPDDLDAFVRFEFHYPNLDQAQKNKTAVVKNTNSPEFNQLFKLNINRNHRGFRRVIQSKGIKFEIFHKGSFFRSDKLVGTAHLKLERLENECEIREIVEVLDGRKPTGGKLEVKVRLREPLSGQDVQMVTENWLVLEPRGL; encoded by the exons ATGCCAGGGCCAAGACCTCGGAAGGGCCCTCAGGCCAGTGACCAGGGTGTGGCAGCTGCCAAGCAG CTTGGGCTGTTTATGGAGTTCAGCCCTGAGGACATGCTGCTGGGGATGGAGGAGACTGAAGATGATGGGGACCTGGAGGCTGAGCTGCTGGCCCTCACTGGGGAAGCAGGGACCACAGGCAAGAAGCCAGCACCCAAGGGGCAGG CCACACTGCCTATGGCCCACATCGAGAAGTTGGCGGCAGACTGCCTGCGGgatgtggaggaggaagaggaggaagggctggAGGACGATGCAGACTTGCTG ACTGAGCTGCAGGAGGTCCTGGGTGCAGATGAGGAGGCTGGGCCCTTGGATGGCGAGGAGACAGCCAGCCCGGGTGGCTCTGAGAAGGAACAGGAGAACATTGAACCTCCAGTGCAGACAGCTCTCCTAACAGCTTCAGTCCCAGAGGCTCAG GCTGCAGGGCCTCAGGGGCTGCAGGCTCTGCTGGAGGATCGGATCCACAACTACCGGGAGGCGGTGGCCAGTGCCAAGGAGACAGGTGAAGCGGCCAAAGCCAGGCGCTGTGAGCGCGGCCTGAAG ACTCTGGAGTCCCAGCTGGCTGCTGTGAGGAAGGGCAGGAAGATCAGTGAGGATGAGATCCCACCTCCAGTGGCCTTGGGCAAGAGGCCCCTGGCCCCTCAGGAAACAACCAGCAGGAACCCTGAAGCAGAACCCCCAGCTCCCCCCTCCGTGGAGCCAG ACAACCCCTCCCAGCCtgagacaagcctcttgggcagCCCTAGTATTTCTGGGCCCCCTGATTCAGACCCAGACCCACGGGCCTTGCTGTTGGCCCGACAGAGAGAGTACAAAGTGGCTGCCCTGAACGCCAAGCGGGCTGGAGACCTAGATCGTGCCCGAGAGCTCATGAGGATTGGGAAG AGATTTGGGGCCGTCCTGGAGGCCCTGGAGAAGGGGCAGCCTGTCGACCTGAGTGCCATGCCCCCAGCACCTGAGG ACCTGAAGCCCCTCCCACAGGCTTCCAAGGCCTCCACAGCACCCGCAGAGGTACACCCAGCAGTAGAGCGAGTGCAGCCAGTGATGGCCCCTGACATCCCGGCCACCCCAG TGGCCCCTGCTGAGCCACAGACAGTGCTAGACGCCCTGCAGCAGAGGCTGAACAAGTACCGTGAGGCAGGCACCCAGGCTCGGGGCAGTGGGGATGAGCGCAAGGCCCGGATGCACGAGCGTATTGCCAAG CAATATCAAGATGCCATTCGAGCCCACCGAGCGGGACGGAAAGTTGACTTTGCTGAGCTGCCTGTTCCTCCAG GATTCCCCCCTATACCTGGCTGGGAGCCCCCTGTGGGTACCGAGGAGGACGCGGTGGCAGCTACTTTAGCAGCTGCCCAGAAACTGGCCTCCTCGGAGGATGCAGCCCCCGCAGAGGAAGACGAGGACGAGGACAAG GAtgagcccccagcccaggccccagtGGCCAAGAAGCCAGCACAGCCTCTGGTCCCTTCATCCCGGCCCCTGCCTGAGCCCAAAGCCTCGAGTTCTAAGGAGTCACTGAGTCCGGCTG TGCAAGAACAGGTGGCCCTGCTGCAGGCACGGAAACTGCAATACCAGCGGGCAGCCCTGCAGGCCAAGCGTGGCCAGGACCTGGAGCAGGCCAAAGCCCATCTGCGGGTGGCCAAATCCCTTGAGGCTCAGATCATCCAGGTGCGGGCTGGCCGACCTGTGGACCTCTCCAAG GTGCCTTCACCCTTAACGGATGAGGAGGGCGACTTCATCCTGATCCACCATGAGGACCTGCGACTCTCTCAGAAGGCTGAGGAGGTGTATGCCCAGCTACAAAAAATGCTTCTGGAGCAACATGAG AAGTGTGTGCTGTTCTCCAAGCAGTTTATGcaccagggcaatgtggccgagACTACCCG GTTTGAGAATCTTGCTCAAGACCGCAAGAAGCAGCTTGAGATCCTGCAGCTGGCCCAGGCCCAGGGCCTTGACCCTCCCAGCCACCACTTTGAGCTGAAGACATTCCAAACTGTGAG GATCTTCGCAGAACTGAACAGCACAGAAATGCATCTGATTGTTGTCCGGGGAATGaacctcccagcccctccag GGGTGACCCCTGATGACTTGGATGCTTTTGTGCGGTTTGAGTTCCACTATCCTAATTTG GACCaggctcaaaaaaacaaaacagctgtgGTGAAAAACACAAACTCTCCAG AATTTAATCAGCTCTTCAAACTAAACATCAACCGAAACCACCGGGGCTTCAGGAGGGTGATTCAAAGCAAAGGAATCAAGTTTGAAATCTTCCACAAAGG ATCCTTCTTCAGAAGTGACAAGCTGGTCGGCACAGCCCACCTGAAACTGGAGCGTCTGGAGAATGAGTGTGAGATCAGAGAGATTGTGGAG GTCCTGGACGGAAGGAAGCCCACTGGGGGCAAGCTGGAGGTGAAGGTGAGGCTGCGGGAGCCTCTGAGTGGCCAGGATGTGCAGATGGTCACCGAGAACTGGCTGGTCCTGGAGCCCAGGGGCCTGTGA
- the CC2D1B gene encoding coiled-coil and C2 domain-containing protein 1B isoform X2, with the protein MEFSPEDMLLGMEETEDDGDLEAELLALTGEAGTTGKKPAPKGQATLPMAHIEKLAADCLRDVEEEEEEGLEDDADLLTELQEVLGADEEAGPLDGEETASPGGSEKEQENIEPPVQTALLTASVPEAQAAGPQGLQALLEDRIHNYREAVASAKETGEAAKARRCERGLKTLESQLAAVRKGRKISEDEIPPPVALGKRPLAPQETTSRNPEAEPPAPPSVEPDNPSQPETSLLGSPSISGPPDSDPDPRALLLARQREYKVAALNAKRAGDLDRARELMRIGKRFGAVLEALEKGQPVDLSAMPPAPEDLKPLPQASKASTAPAEVHPAVERVQPVMAPDIPATPVAPAEPQTVLDALQQRLNKYREAGTQARGSGDERKARMHERIAKQYQDAIRAHRAGRKVDFAELPVPPGFPPIPGWEPPVGTEEDAVAATLAAAQKLASSEDAAPAEEDEDEDKDEPPAQAPVAKKPAQPLVPSSRPLPEPKASSSKESLSPAVQEQVALLQARKLQYQRAALQAKRGQDLEQAKAHLRVAKSLEAQIIQVRAGRPVDLSKVPSPLTDEEGDFILIHHEDLRLSQKAEEVYAQLQKMLLEQHEKCVLFSKQFMHQGNVAETTRFENLAQDRKKQLEILQLAQAQGLDPPSHHFELKTFQTVRIFAELNSTEMHLIVVRGMNLPAPPGVTPDDLDAFVRFEFHYPNLDQAQKNKTAVVKNTNSPEFNQLFKLNINRNHRGFRRVIQSKGIKFEIFHKGSFFRSDKLVGTAHLKLERLENECEIREIVEVLDGRKPTGGKLEVKVRLREPLSGQDVQMVTENWLVLEPRGL; encoded by the exons ATGGAGTTCAGCCCTGAGGACATGCTGCTGGGGATGGAGGAGACTGAAGATGATGGGGACCTGGAGGCTGAGCTGCTGGCCCTCACTGGGGAAGCAGGGACCACAGGCAAGAAGCCAGCACCCAAGGGGCAGG CCACACTGCCTATGGCCCACATCGAGAAGTTGGCGGCAGACTGCCTGCGGgatgtggaggaggaagaggaggaagggctggAGGACGATGCAGACTTGCTG ACTGAGCTGCAGGAGGTCCTGGGTGCAGATGAGGAGGCTGGGCCCTTGGATGGCGAGGAGACAGCCAGCCCGGGTGGCTCTGAGAAGGAACAGGAGAACATTGAACCTCCAGTGCAGACAGCTCTCCTAACAGCTTCAGTCCCAGAGGCTCAG GCTGCAGGGCCTCAGGGGCTGCAGGCTCTGCTGGAGGATCGGATCCACAACTACCGGGAGGCGGTGGCCAGTGCCAAGGAGACAGGTGAAGCGGCCAAAGCCAGGCGCTGTGAGCGCGGCCTGAAG ACTCTGGAGTCCCAGCTGGCTGCTGTGAGGAAGGGCAGGAAGATCAGTGAGGATGAGATCCCACCTCCAGTGGCCTTGGGCAAGAGGCCCCTGGCCCCTCAGGAAACAACCAGCAGGAACCCTGAAGCAGAACCCCCAGCTCCCCCCTCCGTGGAGCCAG ACAACCCCTCCCAGCCtgagacaagcctcttgggcagCCCTAGTATTTCTGGGCCCCCTGATTCAGACCCAGACCCACGGGCCTTGCTGTTGGCCCGACAGAGAGAGTACAAAGTGGCTGCCCTGAACGCCAAGCGGGCTGGAGACCTAGATCGTGCCCGAGAGCTCATGAGGATTGGGAAG AGATTTGGGGCCGTCCTGGAGGCCCTGGAGAAGGGGCAGCCTGTCGACCTGAGTGCCATGCCCCCAGCACCTGAGG ACCTGAAGCCCCTCCCACAGGCTTCCAAGGCCTCCACAGCACCCGCAGAGGTACACCCAGCAGTAGAGCGAGTGCAGCCAGTGATGGCCCCTGACATCCCGGCCACCCCAG TGGCCCCTGCTGAGCCACAGACAGTGCTAGACGCCCTGCAGCAGAGGCTGAACAAGTACCGTGAGGCAGGCACCCAGGCTCGGGGCAGTGGGGATGAGCGCAAGGCCCGGATGCACGAGCGTATTGCCAAG CAATATCAAGATGCCATTCGAGCCCACCGAGCGGGACGGAAAGTTGACTTTGCTGAGCTGCCTGTTCCTCCAG GATTCCCCCCTATACCTGGCTGGGAGCCCCCTGTGGGTACCGAGGAGGACGCGGTGGCAGCTACTTTAGCAGCTGCCCAGAAACTGGCCTCCTCGGAGGATGCAGCCCCCGCAGAGGAAGACGAGGACGAGGACAAG GAtgagcccccagcccaggccccagtGGCCAAGAAGCCAGCACAGCCTCTGGTCCCTTCATCCCGGCCCCTGCCTGAGCCCAAAGCCTCGAGTTCTAAGGAGTCACTGAGTCCGGCTG TGCAAGAACAGGTGGCCCTGCTGCAGGCACGGAAACTGCAATACCAGCGGGCAGCCCTGCAGGCCAAGCGTGGCCAGGACCTGGAGCAGGCCAAAGCCCATCTGCGGGTGGCCAAATCCCTTGAGGCTCAGATCATCCAGGTGCGGGCTGGCCGACCTGTGGACCTCTCCAAG GTGCCTTCACCCTTAACGGATGAGGAGGGCGACTTCATCCTGATCCACCATGAGGACCTGCGACTCTCTCAGAAGGCTGAGGAGGTGTATGCCCAGCTACAAAAAATGCTTCTGGAGCAACATGAG AAGTGTGTGCTGTTCTCCAAGCAGTTTATGcaccagggcaatgtggccgagACTACCCG GTTTGAGAATCTTGCTCAAGACCGCAAGAAGCAGCTTGAGATCCTGCAGCTGGCCCAGGCCCAGGGCCTTGACCCTCCCAGCCACCACTTTGAGCTGAAGACATTCCAAACTGTGAG GATCTTCGCAGAACTGAACAGCACAGAAATGCATCTGATTGTTGTCCGGGGAATGaacctcccagcccctccag GGGTGACCCCTGATGACTTGGATGCTTTTGTGCGGTTTGAGTTCCACTATCCTAATTTG GACCaggctcaaaaaaacaaaacagctgtgGTGAAAAACACAAACTCTCCAG AATTTAATCAGCTCTTCAAACTAAACATCAACCGAAACCACCGGGGCTTCAGGAGGGTGATTCAAAGCAAAGGAATCAAGTTTGAAATCTTCCACAAAGG ATCCTTCTTCAGAAGTGACAAGCTGGTCGGCACAGCCCACCTGAAACTGGAGCGTCTGGAGAATGAGTGTGAGATCAGAGAGATTGTGGAG GTCCTGGACGGAAGGAAGCCCACTGGGGGCAAGCTGGAGGTGAAGGTGAGGCTGCGGGAGCCTCTGAGTGGCCAGGATGTGCAGATGGTCACCGAGAACTGGCTGGTCCTGGAGCCCAGGGGCCTGTGA
- the CC2D1B gene encoding coiled-coil and C2 domain-containing protein 1B isoform X3, translated as MMGTWRLSCWPSLGKQGPQARSQHPRGRTELQEVLGADEEAGPLDGEETASPGGSEKEQENIEPPVQTALLTASVPEAQAAGPQGLQALLEDRIHNYREAVASAKETGEAAKARRCERGLKTLESQLAAVRKGRKISEDEIPPPVALGKRPLAPQETTSRNPEAEPPAPPSVEPDNPSQPETSLLGSPSISGPPDSDPDPRALLLARQREYKVAALNAKRAGDLDRARELMRIGKRFGAVLEALEKGQPVDLSAMPPAPEDLKPLPQASKASTAPAEVHPAVERVQPVMAPDIPATPVAPAEPQTVLDALQQRLNKYREAGTQARGSGDERKARMHERIAKQYQDAIRAHRAGRKVDFAELPVPPGFPPIPGWEPPVGTEEDAVAATLAAAQKLASSEDAAPAEEDEDEDKDEPPAQAPVAKKPAQPLVPSSRPLPEPKASSSKESLSPAVQEQVALLQARKLQYQRAALQAKRGQDLEQAKAHLRVAKSLEAQIIQVRAGRPVDLSKVPSPLTDEEGDFILIHHEDLRLSQKAEEVYAQLQKMLLEQHEKCVLFSKQFMHQGNVAETTRFENLAQDRKKQLEILQLAQAQGLDPPSHHFELKTFQTVRIFAELNSTEMHLIVVRGMNLPAPPGVTPDDLDAFVRFEFHYPNLDQAQKNKTAVVKNTNSPEFNQLFKLNINRNHRGFRRVIQSKGIKFEIFHKGSFFRSDKLVGTAHLKLERLENECEIREIVEVLDGRKPTGGKLEVKVRLREPLSGQDVQMVTENWLVLEPRGL; from the exons ATGATGGGGACCTGGAGGCTGAGCTGCTGGCCCTCACTGGGGAAGCAGGGACCACAGGCAAGAAGCCAGCACCCAAGGGGCAGG ACTGAGCTGCAGGAGGTCCTGGGTGCAGATGAGGAGGCTGGGCCCTTGGATGGCGAGGAGACAGCCAGCCCGGGTGGCTCTGAGAAGGAACAGGAGAACATTGAACCTCCAGTGCAGACAGCTCTCCTAACAGCTTCAGTCCCAGAGGCTCAG GCTGCAGGGCCTCAGGGGCTGCAGGCTCTGCTGGAGGATCGGATCCACAACTACCGGGAGGCGGTGGCCAGTGCCAAGGAGACAGGTGAAGCGGCCAAAGCCAGGCGCTGTGAGCGCGGCCTGAAG ACTCTGGAGTCCCAGCTGGCTGCTGTGAGGAAGGGCAGGAAGATCAGTGAGGATGAGATCCCACCTCCAGTGGCCTTGGGCAAGAGGCCCCTGGCCCCTCAGGAAACAACCAGCAGGAACCCTGAAGCAGAACCCCCAGCTCCCCCCTCCGTGGAGCCAG ACAACCCCTCCCAGCCtgagacaagcctcttgggcagCCCTAGTATTTCTGGGCCCCCTGATTCAGACCCAGACCCACGGGCCTTGCTGTTGGCCCGACAGAGAGAGTACAAAGTGGCTGCCCTGAACGCCAAGCGGGCTGGAGACCTAGATCGTGCCCGAGAGCTCATGAGGATTGGGAAG AGATTTGGGGCCGTCCTGGAGGCCCTGGAGAAGGGGCAGCCTGTCGACCTGAGTGCCATGCCCCCAGCACCTGAGG ACCTGAAGCCCCTCCCACAGGCTTCCAAGGCCTCCACAGCACCCGCAGAGGTACACCCAGCAGTAGAGCGAGTGCAGCCAGTGATGGCCCCTGACATCCCGGCCACCCCAG TGGCCCCTGCTGAGCCACAGACAGTGCTAGACGCCCTGCAGCAGAGGCTGAACAAGTACCGTGAGGCAGGCACCCAGGCTCGGGGCAGTGGGGATGAGCGCAAGGCCCGGATGCACGAGCGTATTGCCAAG CAATATCAAGATGCCATTCGAGCCCACCGAGCGGGACGGAAAGTTGACTTTGCTGAGCTGCCTGTTCCTCCAG GATTCCCCCCTATACCTGGCTGGGAGCCCCCTGTGGGTACCGAGGAGGACGCGGTGGCAGCTACTTTAGCAGCTGCCCAGAAACTGGCCTCCTCGGAGGATGCAGCCCCCGCAGAGGAAGACGAGGACGAGGACAAG GAtgagcccccagcccaggccccagtGGCCAAGAAGCCAGCACAGCCTCTGGTCCCTTCATCCCGGCCCCTGCCTGAGCCCAAAGCCTCGAGTTCTAAGGAGTCACTGAGTCCGGCTG TGCAAGAACAGGTGGCCCTGCTGCAGGCACGGAAACTGCAATACCAGCGGGCAGCCCTGCAGGCCAAGCGTGGCCAGGACCTGGAGCAGGCCAAAGCCCATCTGCGGGTGGCCAAATCCCTTGAGGCTCAGATCATCCAGGTGCGGGCTGGCCGACCTGTGGACCTCTCCAAG GTGCCTTCACCCTTAACGGATGAGGAGGGCGACTTCATCCTGATCCACCATGAGGACCTGCGACTCTCTCAGAAGGCTGAGGAGGTGTATGCCCAGCTACAAAAAATGCTTCTGGAGCAACATGAG AAGTGTGTGCTGTTCTCCAAGCAGTTTATGcaccagggcaatgtggccgagACTACCCG GTTTGAGAATCTTGCTCAAGACCGCAAGAAGCAGCTTGAGATCCTGCAGCTGGCCCAGGCCCAGGGCCTTGACCCTCCCAGCCACCACTTTGAGCTGAAGACATTCCAAACTGTGAG GATCTTCGCAGAACTGAACAGCACAGAAATGCATCTGATTGTTGTCCGGGGAATGaacctcccagcccctccag GGGTGACCCCTGATGACTTGGATGCTTTTGTGCGGTTTGAGTTCCACTATCCTAATTTG GACCaggctcaaaaaaacaaaacagctgtgGTGAAAAACACAAACTCTCCAG AATTTAATCAGCTCTTCAAACTAAACATCAACCGAAACCACCGGGGCTTCAGGAGGGTGATTCAAAGCAAAGGAATCAAGTTTGAAATCTTCCACAAAGG ATCCTTCTTCAGAAGTGACAAGCTGGTCGGCACAGCCCACCTGAAACTGGAGCGTCTGGAGAATGAGTGTGAGATCAGAGAGATTGTGGAG GTCCTGGACGGAAGGAAGCCCACTGGGGGCAAGCTGGAGGTGAAGGTGAGGCTGCGGGAGCCTCTGAGTGGCCAGGATGTGCAGATGGTCACCGAGAACTGGCTGGTCCTGGAGCCCAGGGGCCTGTGA